From Chrysemys picta bellii isolate R12L10 chromosome 1, ASM1138683v2, whole genome shotgun sequence:
gtttgaaacAGCTTTCCTATgataaaagattaaaaagactggaactgttcagcttggaataGAGATGAccgaggggggatatgatagaggtctatgaaatcatgaacggtgtggagaaagtgaaataaggaagtgttatttaccccttcacataacacaagaagctggggccacccaatgaaatgaataggcagcaggtttacaaATGTAAAACAACCATAAGGAAGTAGgtttcagagggatagccgtgttagtctgtaacagcaaaaacaacgaggagtccttgtggcaccttagagactaacaaatgcaacctgatgaagtgggttctagcccacgaaagcttatgcccaaataaatttgttagtctctaaggtgccacaaggactcctcgttgttttttcataaggaagtacttcttcacacagtgcacagtcaacctgtggaacttgttgccaggggacattgtgaaggccaaaagtataactgggttaacaaaaaaattagataagttcatggaggattgcCATTGGTGGCCCTATTAGTTGGTCAGGGACACAAACCCATGTTTTGTGGGTCCCTAAACATTAGACTGCTAGATGCTGGGTCTGGATGACGGGATGCATCACTCAATAAAGTGCCTTCTTCTGttcatccaccccaccccccacacacacacacacacccacacaccccgaagcatctggcaccaaccACTGTCAGAAGCCAGTGTGGCCTAATGTATAGTGCACTGGACAAGGAACCCAGGAGACCTAGATTCTAGTCTTGACTCCGCTGgctgaccttgggtgagtcacttcacctctgcgtgcctcagtttcctcctctataaaatggggataatgatactgatcttcttgcacagtgctttgaaatctgctgatgaaaagtgctatataagatgTAGGTATTATAGTctacttaggcacttctgaaaaatgttATCCGTAGGCATTTGTGACAATTTAGGGCATGATCTTGCGTCAACGCTCCTGATGAATTTGATGGGACCTTGAAGTCGAAGGAAGCGTTGTCAGTTTAAGGatttttggatcagaccctcaaCCTTGGTAGTAATTAGCAATATGTGCTGAAGGCTATATGTTCAGTGCTCCGTGGGCTGCCAGAACTTTGCACTGGACTGTTAACAGCACAAAATGTTTGCTGTTAATTAGAATTTGAAAATGCTGACATGGCTGCAGTGCTGCCCAGGGGAAGGCTGCCTGGACATCCCTGCAGATGCAGAATACTAAGTGGATTGATCTGACCAGACAAAGGCCTGAAATGCCTACCTTGTCAATAATTAAGGACATGATCCAGCTCCTTCtgagatcagtgggagtttttccattgatttcagcaggagtgGGAACAGGGCCTAATTGTATTTGCAAAGCATCACGGTCCTAGTTCTCCTCTCACACTCTTGTAAACCAAGAGTGACTTCACTGAAATCACCcgtgttacaccagtgtaaggaaGAGGAGGATCATGCCCCATGACTCTTTCTGAACTGCAAGTGGTATCCAGCGCGGCGCTCAGTTGAACATTGTTATAAAATGTACTTCGGTTGCGTAGgtcttttatttttgtaaatgtctTGGGATGACACTTGTTGCTCTTGGAGGGGCTCCCAGACAGATTCTGGACAGACTTTTAcagagggggttgggggagagggggaccctAATTCCACCTGCTTGTGGTGAGCAGGCTGGCACAGAGGTGTAAAATTTGAGTTCTCCCAAACAGTAGcagcctctcccctcctctcctccagcaCCCCTTGCTAAAAGCCGCATCTGAACAGAAGGCTGGGGAGCATGGCCACACCCACCTAGAGCTACACAGCACCATTCAGCGTGTTCGCTGCTAGTGCGCAGGCGGGGTCCCTGTTCTTCCAATGCTCCTGGATGAGTGAACAAGGAGAGTTAAATCCCTGTGCACCCTTTCCCAACTTGGGTCATTATTTTGCCTTGTTAGTGTCTTGAACATGAAAAGCACCAGAAGCTGCGTACCtgtgtctcagggtatgtctacactatgggattaatccgaatttatataattcggatttgaaaaacaggttgtataaagtcgaaatgaatgcggccacactaagcacattaatgcggtggtgtgcgtccaagtaccggggctagcgtcgatttctgcaccgttgcactgtgggtagctatcccatagctatcccatagttcccgcagtctcccgcgcccattgggattgtgggttaagatcccagtgcctgataggacaaaaaacatcgtcgcaggtggttctgggtacagcctcacctcctccctccctccctccctgcatgaaagcaacggacggcagacaaccattttcgcgccttttttcctgggtgggtgaacacactgcagactccataccacggcaagcatggagcccgctgagctcaagacagcagtcatgaacattgtaaacacctcgcgcgttctcgtggagtttatgctcagccaggaccagaaaaacgaggctaggaggcagcggcggcggcagcgcagcgacaagcatgatgaggacattgacatggacatggacacggacacggatacagaattctgtgaaaccacgggccccggtgctttggagatcatgttgttaatggggcagattctatccatggaacgccgattctgggcaagggaaacaagcacagactggtgggaccgcatagtgttgcaggtctgggatgattcccagtggctgcggaactttcgcatgcgtaagggcactttcatggaactttgtgacttgctgtcccctgccctgaaacgccagaataccaagatgagagcagccctcacagttgagaagcgcgtggcgatagccctgtggaagcttgcaatgccagatagctaccggtcagtcgggaatcaatttggagtgggcaaatctactgtgggggctgctgtgatgcaagtagccaaagcaatcactcaggtgctgctacgaaagttagtgactctgggaaatgtgcaggctatagtggatggttttgctgcaatgggattccctaactgtggtggggcgatagacggaacccatatccctatcttggcaccggagcaccaagccaccgagtacataaaccgcaaggggtacttttcaatggtgctgcaagcacttgtggatcacaagggacgtttcaccaacatcaacgcgggctgggcaggaagggttcatgacgctcgcgtcttcaggaacactactctgtttaaagggctgcagcaagggacttactttccggaccagaaaataactgttggggatgttgaaatgccaatagttattcttggggacccagcctaccccttaatgccatggcttatgaagccgtacacaggcagcctggacaggagtcaggagctgtttaactataggctaagcaagtgcagaatggtggtagaatgtgcatttggctgtttaaaaggtcgctggcgatcattattgactcgctctgacctcagccaaagaaatctccccattgttatttctgcttgctgtgtgctccacaatctctgtgaaagtaagggggagacctttatggcggggtgggaggctgaggcaaatcgcctggctgctgattacgtgcagccagacaccagggcgattagaagagcacaccaggaagcgctgtgcatcagagaagctttaaaaaccaatttcatgactggccaggctacagtgtgaaatatctgtttgtttctccttcatgaaaacccgccccctttattgactgattttctgtaaggaacccaccctcccccttcccccagctttctttcaaaccaaataaagtcactataatttaaaaatcatttattctttattaatagattagaaaaagagggagggaacccgggtggtatttgggaggaggattgctgggaaggaaaaagccacaaagaaaaggttaaaaaagtgacagccttttgcttgggctgtctactggggtggaatgggaaggtgtacggagcctccccccccccccgcgttcttacacgtctgggtgaggaggatacggaacatggggaggggggagggtggaacaggggctgaagcggcagtctgttttccagcagccgttcctgaagctccaccagacgccggagcatgtctgtttgctcacacagcagccccagcgttgcatcctgccttctctggtcttcctgccaccacctctcatctcgagcgtccctcctgtcctcacgttggtccctcctgtcctcacgttggtccctcctgtcctcacgttcactggcttctttcctatactttgaaactgtttccttccactcattcagttgagctctgtcactgcggctggattccataatttcagaaaacatctcgtctcgcgttctcttcttacgacgccttatctgtgataaccttcgggatggaggagggaggcttgaggaatttgcagctgctgtagggaggggaaaaaagagagaattgtttaaaaagctacattttgcagaacaatgcttatactctttcacggtgaccaacactattcacattacatagcacatgtgatttctgtgcaaggtcgcattttgcctcttaatgctgagtgcctgtggctttgctgctagagatcacaggtctgggcaacagaattcggcttgcatgcggccatggtaagccattgtcttacagcttctgcgccctcctttcccacataccaagcatagcctgtagagtgctgcggtttttctgttaacattcagcagcaccagaaaacaaaccccccccccccctcgccatgaattctctgggatgatcgctgtacccctcccccccaccgcgtggctggtatcagggaagatccctgcaggcaccaaactaaccacccccccccccgccgctgcccccctcccgccatgaattctctgggatgatcacggtacccctccccccaccgcgtgtctggtaacagggaagatccctgctagccaaacgcgaaaaactcaggcccaatttcccatctgcgcttggctaactgcagggaaggatttattttccgccacaggcaaacagcccagtaggaacggccacctctgtccccttaattaagttcccgtatttcagccaggttaccaggagtgatatcactctcctgaggattacacaacaagataaagaacggatgttgcttgaatgccagcaaacaccgggaccatacgctgccaggctttgtcaggcaatgataccagattacttgctgcaagcatggcgtggtcaagtgtcctaccatggaggagggaataaggatgcactgcgcagaaaccttctggcaaggctttcggagtacctccaggagagcttcatggagatgtccctggaggatttccgctccatccccagacacgttaacagacttttccagtagctgaactgaccgcgaatgcaaagtcaggcaaagtaatcattaaaaaccgtttgcttttaaaacaagttttatattttaaaagggaaactcacctgaggtcccttccatggggtcagagtcttgggtactggcttgggaggcttgggagggtacttcagtcagggtgagaaaaagatcctggctgttggggagaatggagtgctgtgtgctctctgcaagctcatcctcatcctcctccttctcctctcccccatcggcagaatcctcaggcgtcgctgatgagactatccccgacccagaatccacgatcacaggtggggtagtggtggcagccccccctagaattgcatgcagctcggcgtagaagcggcatgtccgcggctctgacccggagcgaccgtttgcctcctttgttttttgataggcttgtctgagctccttgactttcacgcggcactgctcagagtccctattgtggcctctctccatcatgcccttggagattttttcaaaagtttttgcatttcgtcttttagaacgaagttctgcaagcactgaatcctctccccatacagcgatcagatccagtacctccctcacggtccatgctggtgctctttttcgattatcagcctgcatggttacctgtgctgatgagctatctgtggtcacctgtgctctccacgctgggcaaacaggaaatgaaattcaaatgttcgcggggcttttcctgtctacctggccagtgcatccgagtttagattgctgtccagagcggtcacaatgatgcactgtgggatagctcccggaggccaataccatcgaattgcggccacactatccctaattcgaaatgttaaaatcgattttggcgctactccgctcgtcggggtggagtacagaaatcgatttaaagggccctttacatcgaaataaatagcgtcgttgtgtggacggttgcagggttaattcgaattaaagctgataaatccgaattaaagtcgtagtgtagaccaggcctcacagTAACGCCTGCATCATTACCACATTCTCATATTAACATGACAGGGGCTGTGTTTTCCAACTTGAATAACCAGTAACTTTCCATGGCTGAGAACAATATTTTATTTACGTCTTGCAGTACGCTGTGTCTCGTACACATTTTAAGAGATACTCCAGATGTATTCGTATAAAGGATGCTATGGTGCTGTGCGCAGTATGAATACACAGCTGGAGCGACAGAACAGCAAGACAATAGCTGCTGTTTAAGTAGGACCTAGACAGCAACAGTGTTTCTCATCCTGTGTCTCCTTTGTTGCCAGGTCAAAGGCAGTCGGTTCAGTTCTATTCCCACAGCTGAATTGACATGGTTGATGATGCTGATGCACAGATAAGAAAGGATATCAGAAAGCCATACTAATTTCAAGCTCCATTAGAAACaccaggggggggggagggagagcagtgaTTGCCAAATGGGACTGGAAAGAATATTTTGGCCAATAatattaaatgggggggggggggggaacagagacATAGCTCAGAGCTGTGTAAAATTTCACACCCTATGCAacatagttaggtcgacctaaccccTACTATAGACCcagctaggctgacagaagaagTCTTCTGTCGACCTAACTGCATAGATGGAAAAACCTCTTCCGTCAGTGTAGGAAGCGTTTACACTAGGGCGCTCCAGTGGCACAGCGTCTGCGCCATAGCCGTGCCGCTCTAGcccctgcagtgaagacatactcctagatttatagattttttttttaaggccactgtgattgtctagtctgacctcctgtataacaaaggTGAGAGAATTTCACCCCGTagttcctgcatccagcccaataACCTCCCGCCATGATCTGAGCAACAGCTGCCCTGCTCCATCAGCTCCACCACCACAAGTGTCCAGACTTTGCTCTGAGGTCTTGGTCCTGCACCTCAGAATCAAGTCCCGCTGCTGGAGCCGGGGCAGAGTCTAGATAACAGGAGCAGGCAGTGTGTTGAAATTGCTTCACACCCGAGCTTCCACAAAGGCCAAAACAGCAGGGCTTCTTCCACAGTGGAACTCCTCCCCTGCAAGGGCAAATACCTGTTCCATGGCATGGTGACATGAATCACTCCCTCCAaagaaaaaagaacgaggagtactttaATTAAGTTAATAAAGGTAAAGCAGAAGAACAATTTGTGGCTGTAAACCTTCTTCCTCAAGTTTTATCCCCCCCTTACCTGAACCAATCAGGTGTTTAGGAGAATAAtcgttctccctcctccttgtaacaaccttttatgtacttgaaaactgttatcatgtcccctctcctgactaaacaaacccaattttttcaatctttcctctagacctttaatcatttttgttgatcttctctggaccttctccaatttgtccacatccttcctgaaatgtggcgcccagaactggacacaatactccagttgaggcctaatcagcgcggagtagagcagaagtaTTACTTgtcttgtcttgcttacaacactcctgctaatacagcacAAAATGTtgttcgcttttttttgcaacagcgttacacttttgactcatatttagcttgtgatctgtggggatgtatcatccctacaccaacctaatgaaaagttccatgaggaggtaagggtcacgatgggacacttgccaggtaaacaaatcatggccttatgtaaggccccctggtggtctaggattatataagatgatcatggccttatgtaagaccccctggtggtctaggattatataaaaagaagaacaggaggacttgtggcaccttagagactaacaaatttattagagcataagctttcgtggactacagcccacttcttcggatgcatccgaagaagtgggctgtagtccacgaaagcttatgctctaataaatttgttagtctctaaggtgccacaagtcctcctgttcttctttttgcggatacagactaacacggctgctattctgaaacctaggattatataagatgatcatggccttatgtaaggccccctggtggtctaggattatataagatgatcatggccttatgtaaggccccctggtggtctaggattatataagatgaggtaaacaaatcatggccttatgtaaggaacggttgaaccaatcggtgtggggctatacatgtgataaacacatgattctccttcttgtccaatccgtagatgtgtgattatagcctaattgtgttatgtaatgtagagaaaaactataaaagaaagcttgcaataaacagaattcggattcagcttgcaaccacattggtcgtgtgctttatctgctccgcatggaaccccacagtgatccactatgacccccagatccctttctgcagtactccttcctaggcagtcatttcccattttgtatgtgtgcaactgattgttccttcctaagtggagtactttgcatttgtcctgattgaatttcatcctatttacttcaaaccatttctccagtttgtccagatcattttgaattttaatcctgtcctccaaagcacttgcagcccctcccagctcggTATTATCAATAGAACAACTTGTGGAGAAAGGCACCATCCAACATATACAAATCTGGCTCACAGATACATAAGGTGATGGGCACCATAGAAGAACTTAGACTGGAGAAGGAGAGAGCACATACAGTCACTGTGGTGTCCTGGAGCCAGTCTACCAGTACCCTGATATGTGAATGAATTACACTTGATATTAATTGCACGAAAGTATATTTGCATCTTCAAAGAAAAGTAGGATTTACAGGACTGTGCTAAGTACTGTTGTCTTTGCAGGTCATTTCACTTCCCTTCCTCCCTGAATTTAGGAAGATGTAGAGCATATTGCTTTGTTAATCTCCGTATTTTGTATGTCTGTATCCTCCCAGTGTGATAGCAATGCATGTGTTCACAGATAAATCAGACACCCAGCGCTCTGTGGTCCAAGAAATGTTTACAGCAGCACTTTCACTCTTCTAGCTCTGTTTAAATACCAAGGCTTGCCAAGATCTGCCTCTGACAACTCCTGTACTGGATTCGAATCCTGCTGCACTCAGCTGTCAATAAAGATTTTCACGTCTCAGAACATCTGTGTAATGAGTTGTTTTGTTCATTTGGTCTTTTAGCGCGTTGCAGGGTGATCGGCTCACCCGCATTTGGAAAGAAACACTTGCAAATTCTCCCAC
This genomic window contains:
- the LOC135980954 gene encoding SRRM2 protein homolog rsr-2-like; protein product: MQADNRKRAPAWTVREVLDLIAVWGEDSVLAELRSKRRNAKTFEKISKGMMERGHNRDSEQCRVKVKELRQAYQKTKEANGRSGSEPRTCRFYAELHAILGGAATTTPPVIVDSGSGIVSSATPEDSADGGEEKEEDEDELAESTQHSILPNSQDLFLTLTEVPSQASQASTQDSDPMEGTSAAANSSSLPPPSRRLSQIRRRKKRTRDEMFSEIMESSRSDRAQLNEWKETVSKYRKEASEREDRRDQREDRRDQREDRRDARDERWWQEDQRRQDATLGLLCEQTDMLRRLVELQERLLENRLPLQPLFHPPPSPCSVSSSPRRVRTRGGGEAPYTFPFHPSRQPKQKAVTFLTFSLWLFPSQQSSSQIPPGFPPSFSNLLIKNK